A single genomic interval of Lathyrus oleraceus cultivar Zhongwan6 chromosome 7, CAAS_Psat_ZW6_1.0, whole genome shotgun sequence harbors:
- the LOC127106044 gene encoding dihydropyrimidinase-like, with protein sequence WCPTPTHIYTSYHRVLNLDFEIQFCEAGIGYGDSSCGPSIPSSSKLLIKGGTVVNAHHQQIADVYIEDGVIVVVNPTITVGDEVRVIDATGKFVMPGGIDPHIHLEFEFMNTVTKDDFFSGQAAALAGGTTMHIDFAIPIDGSLTAGFEAYEKKAKKSCMDYGFHMAITKWDETVAREMELMVKEKGINYFKFFMAYKGAFMIGDELLLQGLKKCKSLGALAMVHAENGDAVDEGQKKMIELGITGPEGHALSRPPVEGMYALVMNRSKNESCGHYRESQQLRLQMTVLTL encoded by the exons TGGTGTCCGACACCGACCCATATCTACACCTCTTATCATCGAGTTTTGAATTTGGATTTTGAAATTCAGTTTTGTGAAGCTGGAATCGGGTACGGAGATTCTTCCTGTGGACCTTCAATTCCATCATCATCCAAGTTGTTGATCAAAGGCGGTACTGTGGTTAATGCTCACCATCAACAAATCGCCGATGTTTATATTGAAGACGGTGTCATCGTTGTTGTTAATCCAACTATCACT GTTGGAGATGAGGTGCGTGTCATAGATGCTACTGGCAAGTTTGTTATGCCAG GAGGCATTGATCCTCATATTCATCTAGAGTTTGAGTTTATGAACACTGTAACGAAGGATGACTTCTTCAGTGGCCAGGCCGCAGCATTGGCTGGTGGGACGACAATGCACATTGACTTTGCCATACCAATTGATGGGAGTTTAACGGCCGGTTTCGAAGCCTATGAAAAGAAGGCGAAGAAGTCTTGCATGGATTATGGTTTCCATATGGCTATTACCAAATGGGATGAAACAGTTGCAAGAGAAATGGAGCTCATGGTCAAGGAGAAAG GTATCAATTATTTTAAGTTTTTCATGGCTTACAAAGGAGCTTTTATGATCGGTGATGAGCTTCTTCTACAAGGACTTAAAAAGTGCAAGTCTCTCGGTGCCTTAGCCATGGTCCATGCAGAAAACGGAGATGCTGTGGATGAAGGGCAAAAGAAGATGATAGAGCTTGGAATAACTGGACCCGAGGGACATGCTCTTTCAAGGCCTCCAGTG gaaggtatgtacgctcttgtcatgaatagatcaaaaaATGAGTCTTGtggtcattacag ggagagtCAGCAGTTGAGGTTACAAATGACGGTGTTGACGCTGTAG
- the LOC127106039 gene encoding LEC14B protein-like, translated as MIMSVLRPLEGEPTVEVTNEGVDAAGHTIGTSLEVVFKLRKVLNPKSVIKSTSLVKDYFENNIYRINFRRKTLVNSYSFWVLRYSNLKMIRYLPVNGPWLIDQMPSRAYVSQFSADGSLFVAGFQGNIIKIYNVDKGWKVQKNILTKSLRWTITDTSLSPDQRNLVYASMSPIVHIVNVGSSETESLANVTEIHDGLDFSSNDDGGYSYGIFSVKFSTDGWELVAGTSGDSRHVYDLEANKVSLQILAHAADVNTVWDRRCLNAKGKPAGVLMGHLEGITFIDTRGDGRYFISNGKDQTIKLWDLRKISSNVTWKVCTLFS; from the exons ATGATCATGTCAGTCTTGAGGCCCTTAGAG ggagagccaaccgttgaggttacaaatgaaggtgttgatgctgcagggcatacaattggtacatctttggaggtcgtgttcaaacttaggaaggttctcaaccccaagagtgtgatcaaatCAACATCACTAGttaaagattattttgagaataacatctatcgaataaatttcagacgaaagaccttggtaaactcctatagtttttgggtattgaggtattccaatctaaagatgataag GTATTTGCCTGTAAATGGTCCTTGGCTTATCGACCAGATGCCTAGTCGAGCGTATGTGTCTCAGTTTTCAGCTGATGGTAGTCTTTTTGTTGCTGGGTTCCAG GGAAATATCATAAAAATATACAATGTGGACAAAGGTTGGAAAGTTCAAAAGAATATTCTAACCAAGAGTTTGAGATGGACAATCACTGATACTTCTCTTTCCCCTGATCAACGCAATCTT GTTTATGCCAGCATGTCGCCCATTGTACACATTGTAAATGTTGGATCTTCTGAAACTGAGTCACTAGCAAATGTTACG GAGATCCACGATGGTTTGGATTTTTCATCAAATGATGATGGAGGATACTCTTATGGAATTTTTTCTGTGAAATTCTCAACAGATGGGTGGGAATTAGTAGCAGGAACTAgtggtgattctagacatgtATACGATCTTGAAGCAAACAAAGTTTCACTTCAAATTTTAGCACACGCG GCTGATGTAAATACT GTCTGGGATCGGCGTTGCTTAAATGCTAAAGGCAAGCCAGCAGGGGTTTTGATGGGGCATCTTGAGGGCATTACATTTATTGATACCCGTGGAGATGGACGCTATTTCATTTCTAACGGTAAAGATCAGACCATAAAACTTTGGGACTTACGCAAAATCTCGTCCAATGTTACCTG gaaggtatgtacgctcttttcatga
- the LOC127104482 gene encoding norbelladine synthase — protein MSKSRIEYDLMQTVIKPEQQQGYYLQDFTSIPGPASYNEKFTKIDNEKHIKEVEVVEGGYLDFGFKLFRVRFEVIEKGEDSSIIKSTLEYEAKEEANASLVSIDPLANIVQVAKNYLGKKQGCKRCKIVTIYFKVIRE, from the exons ATGTCGAAATCACGGATTGAATATGATTTAATGCAAACAGTAATTAAACCAGAACAGCAACAGGGGTATTATTTACAAGATTTTACGA GTATACCTGGTCCAGCTAGTTACAATGAGAAGTTCACCAAGATTGATAATGAAAAGCATATCAAAGAAGTAGAGGTAGTTGAAGGTGGATACTTGGATTTTGGATTCAAGTTATTTAGAGTTCGTTTTGAAGTTATAGAGAAAGGTGAAGATTCGAGCATAATCAAGTCTACACTAGAGTATGAAGCTAAAGAAGAAGCTAATGCTTCACTTGTTTCAATCGATCCATTGGCTAACATTGTACAAGTTGCTAAGAATTATCTGGGGAAGAAACAAGGCTGCAAAAGATGCAAAATAGTAACTATCTACTTCAAAGTAATACGAGAGTGA